From the genome of Elusimicrobiota bacterium:
GCTGTTATCGTAACAGCGATAGTAAATACATAAAAATAAAATTTTGCGAAATGCCAACTCCAGAAAGACAACAAAATAAATAATCCTGAGATTATACCCAACAATAAAGAATATTTTGAACGTGTTTCTTTAATACTACTGACAAAAAACATAAAACTACAGAAAATCAACAATAATGTAAAATCTTCTAGGTTATATGTGAAAAATCCACCTTGTGGCATTGTGCGTATGAAACTAGACCAAGAGGTTGCATAAAAAATTGTTGAAATAAGTCCGGCAATTAAATTTTTCCATAACATATTAGAAATGATAAAAACAATACAAACGGTTAAACTTGTATAGAAACAGATAAAGTAAAACAAATAGATATGAAATGGAACTTTTGGAAAGAATTTAATAAATATTCTATAAGTATATCCGTGAACCATCGGCATAAGCATTGTCAGTTCTGAATAAGGTTTTATGCCCTCCGGCCATTGTGCTTTTATATCTATTTCAGGAACCCGATTGCCTTCAGCTATCATTTTTGCGTATCTATATTGGAATGCGGATTCTGTAAAGAACAACAGAGTATCGGGCTCTTCTTTATGAAGTAGCAATTCTTTGTTAATAGTAATAATTTTGAAATAAGAAACAGTCAAATATATCAAAACTAACACTGCATAGCAAATAATTTTTTTTGAGTTAGTATTGGGGTTCATAGACGTGAATTTTATTCTTTCCATATCGTCATTTTATTGTAACAATGTTTTCTGCCAGCACTTTTTTAATTCAAAAATATCAGCATCAATTGTTTTTTTGCCAGTACTTCCTGTAACAATTAATCTTTTGGCTTCGGTAACTGTTCCAATTTTTGCAAAAGTATTTCCGCTAAGAATTTTGCTGAATTCCTGTTCTTTTTCCTTTTTTACTTCAACAATAAATCTTGAATTGGTTTCTGAAAATAAAATCAGATGGTTAGGTTGATAAGGAACTTTTGATAAGTTAATTTCTGCGCCTAATTCACCTGAGAAACACATCTCGCTTATACAAACACCAATCCCGCCGTCTGAACAATCGTGACATGATGCAACACAATTATTTTCAATTGCTTTTTGTAAAGCGCACATCTGTTTTTTTGCTGTTTTCGGTTCAACCGTTGGTGGAAATTCATTTTTTGTAATACCAACAATATAAATTGGGTTCCCTGCTTTTTTTAAATCCATAGTTATACAATTTCTTACATCTTTTACAACAGAAATCGCAGAAATCAAAAGCGTTGGTGGAATGGATACTGATTTTTGATTTTTGATTTTTGATTTTTGATTTACTACTATGTATTTATTATTTAAACTATCTTTGCCCGAGATAAACGGTATTCCAAACCCCTTTGCGATATTATAACAGGCTTCACACGCTCTTACAAGCCCGCCGAGTTGTTCCGGTTTTTCTAATTCACCCCAACAAAAATTATCTAAAAGTGCTGTTCTTTCTAAATCGCCGCCAACTGCGATAATGTTTCTTAATGCCTCATCAATTGCAGATGCCGCCATAGAATAAGAGTCAATTTTGCCATACAGATTTATTCCATTTGAAACAACAATACCGCGATAGGAATCAAAAAACGGTTTCAGAACAGTCGCATCTGAAGGCCCATCATTTTTTATTCCTACAACTGGTTTTATTACTGTCTGGGCTTGAACTTCATAATCATACTGACGGATAACAGATTCTTTTGAGCATACGTTTAGTGATGTTAGGAGTTTTTTTAATGTAGAAACTGGATTTAATGTTTTCGTGTTTGCGGAAACACGGAAACATTTTTTTTCGGTTTTTGGCTCAACAGCAACCATTTTTTTTGTCGGCACTCCGTTATGCAGAAAATCCATATCAATAGAGCAGACCAATTCATTTTTATAGAATACTTCCAGTTTGCCTGTATCAGTGAACTCGCCAAGCACAGTTGCCTCTACATCTTCACCAAAAAATAATTCCATTATTTTTTCAATATTTTTTCTTGGAACCGCAAGAATTATTCTTTCTTGTGATTCAGAAACCCATATTTCCCAGGGTTCAATCCCTTGATATTTTAATGGTGCTTTTTCCAAAAATACCTTTGCACCACCTGACAGAATTGCAAGTTCACCAATAGCAGACGAAAACCCACCAGCACCGCAGTCAGTGATTGCGTTGTAAAGATTCTTATCACGTGCTTGAAGGATTGTATCTACAAGTTCTTTTTCAACAATCGGGTTGCCTATCTGAACTACGCTTGCAGGTATATTTTTTTCTAACGATAATGACGAAAATGTAGCACCGTGAATACCATCTCTGCCTGTTCTTCCGCCGACAGCCAGAATTAAATTATTTGGAACAACTTTTTTGGATATTTTGTTTTTGGGCATAATACCTATAGTTCCGCAGTAGACCAGTGGATTATATATATAACCATCATCAAAAATTATACTACCATTTGCAGTAGGTATACCCATACGGTTACCATAGTCCCTAACACCTGCTACAACGCCATTAAAAATTCTTTTTGGATGCAGAATATTTTCAGGCAATTTTTTATACGGATAATTATATGAGCCAAAACAGAAAATATCAGTATTCATAATTGGTTTTGCACCGCAGCCTACACCTAAGATATCACGAATAACACCGCCGATACCTGTCCCAGCACCACCATATGGTTCTATTGCAGACGGATGATTATGTGTTTCAACTTTGAAAGCAACCGCGTTTCTTTTATCAAACTCAATTACTCCGGCATTATCCTTAAAAACAGACAGACACCATTTTTTATTCAGTTCTTCAGTCGTTTTGAAAATCGTTTCCTTCAACAGATTATTATATGTTTTTTCTTTCCATCTTTCCATCTTTCCATCTTTCCATCTGTATTTTATTTCAGCAGTTAAAGTTTTATGCTTACAGTGTTCAGACCATG
Proteins encoded in this window:
- the purL gene encoding phosphoribosylformylglycinamidine synthase subunit PurL, which produces MEIKILTATKPELQKISKKYLLALNLEEMVTIQKYFQTLKRNPTDVELETLAQTWSEHCKHKTLTAEIKYRWKDGKMERWKEKTYNNLLKETIFKTTEELNKKWCLSVFKDNAGVIEFDKRNAVAFKVETHNHPSAIEPYGGAGTGIGGVIRDILGVGCGAKPIMNTDIFCFGSYNYPYKKLPENILHPKRIFNGVVAGVRDYGNRMGIPTANGSIIFDDGYIYNPLVYCGTIGIMPKNKISKKVVPNNLILAVGGRTGRDGIHGATFSSLSLEKNIPASVVQIGNPIVEKELVDTILQARDKNLYNAITDCGAGGFSSAIGELAILSGGAKVFLEKAPLKYQGIEPWEIWVSESQERIILAVPRKNIEKIMELFFGEDVEATVLGEFTDTGKLEVFYKNELVCSIDMDFLHNGVPTKKMVAVEPKTEKKCFRVSANTKTLNPVSTLKKLLTSLNVCSKESVIRQYDYEVQAQTVIKPVVGIKNDGPSDATVLKPFFDSYRGIVVSNGINLYGKIDSYSMAASAIDEALRNIIAVGGDLERTALLDNFCWGELEKPEQLGGLVRACEACYNIAKGFGIPFISGKDSLNNKYIVVNQKSKIKNQKSVSIPPTLLISAISVVKDVRNCITMDLKKAGNPIYIVGITKNEFPPTVEPKTAKKQMCALQKAIENNCVASCHDCSDGGIGVCISEMCFSGELGAEINLSKVPYQPNHLILFSETNSRFIVEVKKEKEQEFSKILSGNTFAKIGTVTEAKRLIVTGSTGKKTIDADIFELKKCWQKTLLQ